One window of Rasiella rasia genomic DNA carries:
- a CDS encoding enoyl-CoA hydratase/isomerase family protein, which translates to MTKPYVKEEVKNGISTIEFFHPAHNSLPGDILEKLRKTIKEAGENDAVKVIILKSGGDRTFCAGASFKELININDAETGRVFFSGFANVINAMRKCPKFIIGRIQGKTVGGGVGVASATDYCMASKFAAIKLSELNVGIGPFVVGPAVERKLGLTGMSQIAIDANSFYDAEWARQKGLYASVYESTEALDEAVQAFAENLCNYNPEAMKEMKKIMWSGTENWDELLAERAVISGRLVLSDFTKETLKRFK; encoded by the coding sequence ATGACTAAACCTTACGTAAAAGAAGAAGTAAAGAACGGAATTTCAACCATAGAATTCTTTCACCCAGCGCATAACAGTTTGCCAGGAGATATTCTCGAAAAGCTGCGAAAAACAATAAAAGAAGCAGGAGAAAATGATGCCGTTAAAGTAATCATCTTAAAAAGTGGTGGTGATCGTACGTTTTGCGCAGGAGCCAGCTTCAAAGAACTGATTAATATTAATGACGCAGAAACAGGGCGCGTTTTTTTTAGCGGCTTTGCCAATGTAATCAATGCCATGAGAAAATGCCCTAAATTTATAATTGGACGTATTCAAGGTAAAACCGTAGGCGGGGGAGTAGGAGTGGCAAGTGCCACAGATTACTGTATGGCAAGCAAATTTGCAGCAATTAAATTAAGTGAACTAAATGTCGGGATTGGTCCTTTTGTTGTAGGGCCTGCAGTAGAACGTAAACTTGGTTTAACAGGAATGAGCCAAATAGCAATAGATGCTAATAGTTTTTACGATGCCGAATGGGCAAGACAGAAAGGTCTGTATGCCAGTGTGTATGAATCTACAGAAGCGTTAGATGAAGCAGTGCAAGCGTTTGCTGAAAATTTATGCAATTACAATCCGGAAGCCATGAAAGAAATGAAGAAAATTATGTGGAGTGGTACCGAAAATTGGGACGAATTGCTCGCCGAACGAGCCGTAATCTCAGGACGTTTGGTGTTGAGTGATTTTACCAAAGAAACGTTGAAAAGGTTTAAATAA
- a CDS encoding acyltransferase: protein MIYSFKGHIPIVHESSFVHPLAAVTGNVIIGKNCYIGPGAAIRGDWGEIILEDGVNVQENCTVHMFPGKSIVLKEGAHVGHGAIIHGANLGANCLIGMNSVIMDDAEIGDACIVGAMTFVKAESKFEKRQLIVGNPAKAIKEVSEEMIAWKTAGTELYQQLPTDCHESLMEVEPLREVPESRPVQEDFYKTLSEIRAKNRE from the coding sequence ATGATTTATAGCTTTAAAGGACATATACCTATTGTTCACGAATCTAGTTTTGTGCATCCGCTTGCCGCTGTAACTGGTAATGTTATAATTGGTAAGAACTGCTACATAGGTCCAGGTGCAGCCATTAGAGGCGATTGGGGAGAAATTATATTAGAAGATGGGGTAAACGTACAAGAAAATTGTACGGTTCATATGTTTCCGGGTAAAAGTATTGTACTTAAAGAAGGCGCGCATGTTGGGCACGGAGCCATCATTCATGGAGCCAATTTAGGAGCCAACTGCCTTATTGGAATGAATAGCGTAATCATGGATGACGCCGAAATTGGTGATGCGTGTATTGTTGGTGCTATGACGTTTGTGAAGGCCGAAAGTAAATTTGAAAAGCGGCAATTAATTGTTGGTAATCCCGCAAAGGCAATCAAGGAAGTTTCAGAAGAAATGATTGCTTGGAAAACTGCAGGCACAGAATTATACCAGCAGCTACCAACCGATTGCCATGAGAGTCTAATGGAAGTAGAACCGCTACGTGAAGTTCCTGAGAGCAGACCTGTACAAGAAGATTTTTATAAGACGCTTTCAGAAATAAGAGCAAAAAACAGAGAATAA
- a CDS encoding dihydrolipoamide acetyltransferase family protein yields MSKTEFFMPKMGESITEGTIINWLVQEGDSFEEGDILVEVATDKVDNEVPAPSAGKMISHKVSAKDVVPVGAVIAILELSGAVAKTPQTGDNEKSKTKKSALSQGALPKGKGRTNTRTTSSSSSKSFRVNENLFISPLVDAMARKHHISYEELARITGTGKDGRLRKSDVSSYLQEGRPFQFAQVVPEVSGFQVPDLKFDKGKGKIVEMDRMRQMISDHMVFSATTAPHVTAYIEADLTEMVNWRNKNKANFQKKHGEKLTFTPLFIEAVANAIKEYPMINSSLDGRNIIVKEAINIGMATALPSGNLIVPVVKNADKKDLKELAATTNQLVAKARDGKLKGDDTKGSTFTISNVGTFGSLMGTPIINQPEAAILATGIIKKRAEVIEKPDGDSIEIRSMMYLSLSFDHRIVDGYLAGSFLRKVGDYMEQFDEKRTI; encoded by the coding sequence ATGTCAAAGACAGAGTTTTTTATGCCTAAAATGGGCGAGAGTATTACCGAAGGAACCATTATTAATTGGCTCGTGCAAGAAGGAGATTCTTTTGAAGAAGGCGATATTTTGGTCGAGGTGGCTACAGATAAAGTAGACAATGAAGTGCCTGCACCTAGTGCTGGAAAAATGATTTCTCATAAAGTTTCGGCAAAAGATGTAGTGCCTGTGGGTGCAGTAATTGCAATTCTTGAACTCAGTGGAGCCGTCGCAAAAACACCTCAAACTGGAGATAACGAAAAAAGTAAAACTAAAAAAAGTGCTCTTTCTCAAGGAGCGTTGCCCAAAGGGAAAGGAAGGACAAACACCCGAACTACTTCTTCATCAAGTTCGAAATCGTTTAGGGTAAATGAAAACCTCTTCATTTCTCCTCTGGTTGATGCCATGGCACGAAAACATCATATTTCGTACGAAGAATTAGCTCGTATTACGGGAACAGGAAAAGACGGTAGGTTGCGAAAAAGTGATGTATCATCCTATTTACAAGAAGGAAGACCTTTTCAATTTGCACAAGTCGTACCTGAAGTATCAGGATTTCAGGTACCCGATTTAAAATTTGATAAGGGTAAAGGTAAAATTGTTGAAATGGACCGGATGCGCCAAATGATTTCAGATCATATGGTTTTTAGCGCCACAACAGCACCTCATGTAACGGCTTATATTGAAGCAGATCTTACTGAAATGGTAAACTGGCGAAATAAGAACAAAGCCAATTTTCAGAAAAAACATGGAGAAAAACTTACGTTTACACCACTATTTATTGAGGCTGTGGCAAACGCTATCAAAGAGTATCCGATGATTAATTCTTCGCTCGACGGGAGAAATATTATTGTAAAAGAAGCAATAAATATTGGTATGGCAACGGCATTACCTTCAGGAAACCTTATAGTGCCTGTAGTAAAAAACGCCGATAAAAAAGACTTAAAAGAATTAGCCGCCACAACAAACCAATTAGTAGCTAAAGCACGCGATGGAAAACTAAAGGGCGATGATACCAAAGGAAGTACTTTTACAATTAGTAATGTTGGAACCTTTGGTAGCTTAATGGGAACTCCAATTATCAACCAGCCTGAGGCAGCAATTCTTGCCACAGGAATTATCAAAAAACGCGCTGAGGTTATCGAAAAACCTGATGGAGATTCCATTGAAATTAGAAGTATGATGTATTTGTCGCTTTCTTTTGACCATAGAATTGTAGACGGATATTTAGCAGGTAGTTTCTTGCGTAAAGTAGGAGATTATATGGAGCAGTTTGATGAGAAGCGAACTATTTAG
- a CDS encoding alpha-ketoacid dehydrogenase subunit alpha/beta: MTEIYEENFKVVSKYVHATSRGHEIIQTAVGMQLQPQDYMFPYYRDDAMLLAIGMTPYELMLQVLAKKDDPFSAGRTYYSHPSLRDDDKPKIPHQSSATGMQAIPATGVAMGFWYSEAEGLASHSDKEAPVVVCSLGDASVTEGEIAEAFQMAALKQLPILYLVQDNGWDISANAAETRAQNAAEYAAGFHGLEAISIDGTNFEESYSTVKKAISTIRKERRPILVHAKVPLLNHHTSGVRMEFYRDDLEEARSRDPYPKMLKLLASYNISEKEITEIENGIQTEVELALKSALEAEDPKPEDLFTNDFVPTPITEEVGERSPKGGEKVVMVDCALFAIEELMAKHPECLLYGQDVGGRLGGVFREAATLAQKFGDNRVFNTPIQEAFIVGSTVGMSAVGLKPIVEVQFADYIWPGLNQLFTEVSRSCYLSNGKWPVSMILRVPIGAYGSGGPYHSSSMESVVSNIRGLKIAYPSNGADLKGLMKAAYYDPNPVVIFEHKGLYWSKVKGTKGATSLEPSEDYILPFGKAWVLQEIWPQEEEETLTIVTYGMGVHWAYNASRELEMTDRIEIVDLRTLHPLDYDTVFKSVKKCGKCLVVTEEPSENSFSRALQGRIQEECFQQLDAPVMIVGSENMPAIPLNSVLEETMIPSTEKVKAKIETLLGY; this comes from the coding sequence ATGACCGAAATTTATGAAGAAAATTTTAAGGTAGTTTCAAAATATGTGCATGCTACCTCTAGGGGGCATGAAATTATTCAGACGGCTGTAGGAATGCAATTGCAACCTCAAGATTACATGTTTCCATACTACAGGGATGACGCCATGTTGTTGGCAATAGGTATGACACCGTATGAGCTCATGCTTCAGGTTTTGGCAAAAAAAGACGATCCTTTTTCGGCGGGTAGAACGTATTACTCACACCCTAGTTTACGTGATGATGACAAACCAAAGATACCTCACCAAAGTAGTGCAACAGGAATGCAGGCCATTCCAGCAACAGGGGTAGCGATGGGGTTTTGGTACTCAGAAGCTGAGGGTCTTGCCTCACATTCAGACAAAGAAGCACCCGTAGTAGTTTGTTCCTTAGGAGATGCAAGTGTTACAGAAGGGGAGATTGCCGAAGCATTTCAGATGGCTGCGTTAAAGCAACTTCCTATTTTATATCTAGTACAGGATAATGGGTGGGATATTTCAGCAAATGCTGCAGAAACAAGAGCTCAGAATGCCGCAGAATATGCCGCAGGGTTTCACGGGTTAGAGGCTATTTCTATAGATGGAACTAATTTTGAAGAGAGCTATAGCACTGTAAAAAAGGCAATTTCAACTATACGAAAAGAACGTCGTCCTATTCTAGTGCATGCTAAAGTGCCATTGTTAAATCACCATACATCTGGTGTGCGAATGGAGTTTTATCGCGATGATTTAGAGGAAGCTCGAAGCCGAGATCCGTATCCTAAAATGTTGAAACTTCTCGCATCCTATAATATTTCAGAAAAAGAAATAACAGAAATAGAAAACGGTATTCAAACTGAAGTAGAATTGGCGCTGAAAAGTGCCTTGGAAGCAGAAGACCCCAAGCCCGAAGATTTATTTACCAACGATTTTGTACCTACCCCAATCACCGAAGAAGTAGGAGAACGCTCTCCAAAAGGTGGGGAGAAAGTGGTGATGGTAGACTGTGCGTTGTTTGCTATTGAAGAACTTATGGCAAAACACCCTGAATGCTTGCTCTACGGTCAGGATGTTGGTGGTAGACTTGGAGGTGTTTTTAGAGAAGCGGCTACTTTGGCACAAAAATTTGGGGACAACCGCGTGTTTAATACGCCTATTCAAGAGGCCTTTATTGTTGGTTCTACCGTTGGTATGAGTGCCGTTGGACTAAAACCAATTGTGGAGGTTCAGTTTGCCGATTATATTTGGCCTGGACTTAATCAACTATTTACTGAAGTGTCTCGTAGCTGTTACCTTTCTAACGGGAAATGGCCAGTATCAATGATTTTAAGAGTTCCTATAGGTGCCTACGGAAGTGGAGGGCCTTACCATTCGTCTTCTATGGAAAGTGTAGTGAGTAACATACGCGGATTGAAAATTGCGTACCCTAGTAATGGAGCCGATTTAAAAGGATTGATGAAAGCAGCGTATTACGATCCTAATCCTGTTGTAATTTTTGAACATAAAGGATTGTATTGGAGTAAGGTAAAAGGTACAAAAGGAGCAACATCTTTAGAGCCTAGCGAAGACTATATTTTGCCTTTTGGTAAGGCATGGGTGTTGCAAGAAATTTGGCCGCAGGAAGAGGAAGAGACACTTACGATAGTTACCTACGGTATGGGTGTACACTGGGCTTACAATGCCTCTAGAGAGCTAGAAATGACAGATCGTATAGAAATTGTTGATCTAAGAACATTGCATCCGCTAGATTATGATACCGTATTCAAAAGTGTCAAAAAATGTGGCAAGTGCCTAGTGGTAACAGAAGAGCCTAGCGAGAATAGTTTTAGTAGAGCATTGCAAGGCAGGATTCAAGAAGAATGCTTTCAGCAGTTAGATGCGCCAGTAATGATTGTTGGTAGCGAGAATATGCCAGCCATTCCGTTAAACTCGGTATTGGAAGAAACAATGATACCTTCTACAGAAAAGGTAAAGGCAAAGATTGAAACCCTATTGGGTTATTAA